The Bradyrhizobium ottawaense genome window below encodes:
- the napA gene encoding nitrate reductase catalytic subunit NapA, producing the protein MVTKLTNGNEATATRRDALKAAAAVAAASTIGVTLPDAAIAQPGKTDGIRWDKGVCRFCGTGCGVIVGTKNGKVVATQGDPDAPVNRGLNCIKGYFLSKIMYGEDRLTQPMLRMKNGKFDKNGEFAPISWDDAFKLMAEKWKTALKAGGPSTVGMFGSGQWTIWEGYAAAKLYKAGFRSNNLDPNARHCMASAVTGFMRTFGIDEPMGCYDDIEHADAFVLWGSNMAEMHPILWSRLTDRRLTHEGCEVHVLSTFEHRSFELADNPLVFTPQSDMAILNYIQNYIVNSGATNKDFVEKHVEFASTVTDIGYGLRPTHALEIKALNASHKAGKDGALDPAGFKDKIGFDEYKRLLEPYTLDYAHKMSGVPKENLERLAKLYADPKKKVVSYWTMGFNQHARGTWVNNMIYNVHLLMGKISEPGNGPFSLTGQPSACGTAREVGTFAHRLPADLVVTNPKHRETAEKVWQLPEGTIPGNIGYHAVLQNRMLKDGKLNAYWVQCNNNMQTAPNMNEEGYPGYRNPAAFVVVSDPYPTVTTLAADLILPTAMWMEKEGAYGNAERRTQFWRQQVKAPGEARSDLWQVMEFSKYFKIEDVWPEELIAKKPEVRGKTLFDVLYANSEVNKFPITECQKGFDNSESAAFGFYVQKGLFEEYAKFGRGHGHDLADFEQYHQARGLRWPVVSNKETLWRFREGYDPYVKPGEGVSFYGKPDKKARIIFCPFEPAAETPDKEFDLWLCTGRVLEHWHSGSMTRRVPELHRAVPAATLFMHPDDAAERKLLRGQPVKIQTRRGEVVTRVETKGRNKPPRGLVYFPFFDESQLANQLTLDATCPISKETDFKKCACRVTSA; encoded by the coding sequence ATGGTTACGAAGTTGACGAACGGAAATGAAGCCACGGCGACCCGCCGCGATGCGTTGAAGGCAGCCGCAGCGGTTGCTGCCGCCTCGACCATCGGTGTGACGCTGCCGGATGCGGCGATCGCGCAGCCGGGGAAGACCGACGGCATCCGCTGGGACAAGGGCGTATGCCGCTTCTGCGGCACCGGCTGCGGCGTGATCGTCGGCACCAAGAACGGCAAGGTCGTGGCGACGCAAGGAGATCCCGATGCGCCGGTCAATCGCGGCCTCAACTGCATCAAGGGCTACTTCCTGTCCAAGATCATGTACGGCGAGGACCGGCTGACCCAGCCGATGCTGCGCATGAAGAACGGCAAGTTCGACAAGAACGGCGAGTTCGCGCCGATCTCGTGGGACGACGCCTTCAAGCTCATGGCCGAGAAATGGAAGACCGCGTTGAAGGCCGGTGGTCCCTCGACCGTCGGCATGTTCGGCTCGGGCCAGTGGACCATCTGGGAAGGCTACGCCGCCGCCAAGCTCTACAAGGCCGGCTTCCGCTCCAACAACCTCGATCCGAATGCGCGCCACTGCATGGCCTCGGCCGTCACCGGCTTCATGCGCACCTTCGGCATCGACGAGCCGATGGGCTGTTACGACGACATCGAGCATGCCGATGCGTTCGTGCTGTGGGGCTCGAACATGGCGGAGATGCATCCGATCCTGTGGTCGCGCCTGACCGACCGCCGTCTGACCCATGAGGGCTGCGAAGTCCACGTGCTCTCCACCTTCGAGCACCGCTCGTTCGAGCTCGCCGACAATCCGCTGGTGTTCACCCCGCAGAGCGACATGGCGATCCTCAACTACATCCAGAACTACATCGTCAACTCCGGTGCGACGAACAAGGACTTCGTCGAGAAGCACGTCGAGTTCGCATCGACCGTGACCGACATCGGCTACGGATTGCGGCCGACGCACGCCCTCGAGATCAAGGCGCTCAACGCCTCGCACAAGGCCGGCAAGGACGGCGCGCTCGATCCGGCCGGGTTCAAGGACAAGATCGGATTCGACGAGTACAAGAGGCTGCTCGAGCCCTATACGCTCGACTATGCTCACAAGATGTCGGGCGTGCCGAAGGAGAATCTCGAGCGGCTCGCAAAGCTCTATGCCGATCCCAAGAAGAAGGTCGTCTCCTACTGGACGATGGGCTTCAACCAGCATGCACGCGGCACGTGGGTCAACAACATGATCTACAACGTGCACCTCTTGATGGGTAAGATCTCGGAGCCCGGCAACGGCCCGTTCTCGCTGACCGGCCAGCCCTCGGCCTGCGGCACCGCGCGCGAGGTCGGCACCTTTGCCCATCGCCTGCCGGCCGATCTGGTCGTCACCAACCCGAAGCACCGCGAGACGGCCGAGAAGGTGTGGCAGCTGCCCGAGGGCACCATCCCGGGCAACATCGGCTACCATGCCGTGCTGCAGAACCGGATGCTGAAGGACGGCAAGCTCAACGCCTATTGGGTCCAGTGCAACAACAACATGCAGACGGCCCCGAACATGAATGAGGAGGGCTATCCCGGTTATCGCAATCCGGCTGCCTTCGTCGTCGTCTCCGATCCCTATCCGACCGTGACCACGCTGGCTGCGGACCTCATCCTGCCGACGGCGATGTGGATGGAGAAGGAGGGCGCCTATGGCAATGCCGAGCGGCGCACCCAGTTCTGGCGCCAGCAGGTGAAGGCGCCGGGCGAGGCGCGCTCCGATCTCTGGCAGGTGATGGAGTTCTCCAAGTACTTCAAGATCGAGGACGTGTGGCCGGAGGAGCTGATCGCCAAGAAGCCGGAGGTGCGCGGCAAGACGCTGTTCGACGTGCTCTACGCCAACAGCGAGGTGAACAAGTTCCCGATCACCGAGTGCCAGAAGGGTTTTGACAATTCGGAGAGTGCCGCATTCGGCTTCTACGTGCAGAAGGGCCTGTTCGAGGAATACGCCAAGTTCGGCCGCGGTCACGGCCACGATCTGGCGGATTTCGAGCAGTATCACCAGGCGCGCGGCCTGCGCTGGCCGGTCGTCAGCAACAAGGAGACGCTCTGGCGCTTCCGCGAGGGCTACGATCCCTACGTCAAGCCGGGCGAGGGCGTGTCGTTCTACGGCAAGCCGGACAAGAAGGCGCGCATCATCTTCTGTCCGTTCGAGCCGGCGGCCGAAACGCCCGACAAGGAGTTCGATCTGTGGCTGTGCACCGGCCGCGTGCTGGAGCACTGGCATTCCGGCTCGATGACGCGCCGCGTCCCCGAGCTGCACCGTGCCGTGCCGGCCGCGACGCTGTTCATGCATCCGGACGACGCGGCCGAGCGCAAGCTGTTGCGCGGACAGCCGGTGAAGATCCAGACGCGGCGCGGCGAGGTGGTCACGCGGGTCGAGACCAAGGGCCGCAACAAGCCGCCGCGGGGCCTCGTCTACTTCCCGTTCTTCGACGAAAGCCAGCTCGCCAACCAGCTCACGCTCGATGCGACCTGTCCGATCTCGAAGGAGACCGACTTCAAGAAGTGCGCCTGCCGCGTGACGTCGGCCTAA
- the napG gene encoding ferredoxin-type protein NapG: MSDSSSGIPRDPRRRKALQDMTRFGGGAAVAATMLTAFGVSSRAKPAQTLRPPGALPEKDFLAACVRCGLCVRDCPYDTLKLADWADGPAMGTPFYVARNVPCEMCDTIPCVKACPTGALEHALTDIAKAKMGVAVITSRETCLNLQGLRCDVCYRVCPAIDKAITLEVSHNARTTKHAIFEPVVHAESCTGCGKCEKSCVLTDAAIKVLPIEVAALKQDAHYKRGWEEKSRAGGALVDAPLKLPVRRPEGGTP; the protein is encoded by the coding sequence ATGTCGGATTCCAGCTCAGGCATCCCGCGCGATCCGCGCCGCCGCAAGGCGCTGCAGGATATGACGCGTTTCGGCGGCGGCGCAGCCGTCGCCGCAACGATGCTGACGGCATTCGGCGTGTCCTCGCGGGCCAAGCCAGCGCAGACGCTGCGGCCGCCGGGTGCGCTGCCCGAGAAGGATTTTCTGGCGGCCTGCGTCCGTTGCGGCCTGTGCGTTCGCGACTGTCCTTACGACACCCTGAAGCTGGCGGACTGGGCCGACGGGCCCGCGATGGGAACGCCGTTCTACGTCGCCCGCAACGTGCCTTGCGAGATGTGCGACACCATTCCCTGCGTCAAGGCCTGCCCGACCGGCGCGCTCGAGCATGCGCTGACCGACATCGCGAAGGCCAAGATGGGCGTCGCGGTGATCACCAGCCGCGAGACCTGCCTCAATCTGCAGGGCTTGCGCTGCGACGTCTGCTATCGGGTCTGTCCGGCCATCGACAAGGCGATCACGCTCGAGGTCTCGCACAATGCGCGCACGACCAAGCACGCGATCTTCGAGCCGGTCGTTCACGCCGAGTCCTGCACCGGCTGCGGCAAGTGCGAGAAGTCCTGCGTGCTGACCGATGCCGCGATCAAGGTGCTGCCGATCGAGGTGGCCGCGCTGAAGCAGGATGCGCACTACAAGCGCGGCTGGGAAGAGAAGTCCAGGGCCGGCGGAGCCCTGGTCGACGCGCCGCTCAAGCTGCCGGTGCGCAGACCCGAGGGAGGCACGCCATGA
- a CDS encoding chaperone NapD — protein MAEATNICGVAVYLAPDAADGLTDRILALPGVELEAASGENRLALTVVDTPASLAIDQIAAMHRLPGVVSASLIFHAFDAPDDESAIETEPAACCGGLCQNSGAHARPSAI, from the coding sequence ATGGCTGAGGCCACCAACATCTGCGGCGTTGCCGTCTATCTCGCACCGGATGCCGCGGACGGTCTGACGGACCGGATCCTGGCGTTGCCCGGCGTCGAGCTCGAGGCCGCATCCGGCGAGAACCGGCTTGCGCTGACCGTCGTCGATACGCCGGCCTCGCTGGCGATCGACCAGATCGCCGCGATGCATCGCCTGCCCGGCGTCGTCAGTGCCTCGCTGATCTTTCACGCCTTCGATGCGCCCGACGACGAGAGCGCGATCGAGACCGAGCCGGCCGCCTGCTGCGGCGGCCTCTGCCAGAATTCCGGCGCGCACGCGCGCCCTTCCGCAATTTGA
- a CDS encoding 4Fe-4S dicluster domain-containing protein, which yields MNESCPEQVATVSSASACVERHGVVCRRCVEACEHSAIRILAREKLGAVIDAAACTGCGDCIPVCPVEAIALAPRDRIALVSELANLVVHNG from the coding sequence GTGAACGAGTCGTGCCCCGAACAGGTGGCGACCGTCTCCAGCGCGAGCGCCTGCGTCGAAAGACACGGCGTGGTCTGCCGTCGCTGCGTCGAAGCCTGTGAGCATTCCGCCATCCGCATTCTCGCGCGCGAGAAGCTCGGCGCCGTCATCGATGCCGCGGCCTGCACCGGCTGCGGCGACTGCATCCCGGTCTGCCCGGTCGAAGCCATCGCGCTCGCGCCGCGGGACCGGATCGCGCTGGTATCCGAACTTGCAAACCTGGTCGTGCACAATGGCTGA
- a CDS encoding ATP-dependent DNA helicase, protein MASFTPHQDAALKAVGDWLKAKPGRNGTPPIFRLFGFAGTGKTTLARHIADGVDGEVKFAAFTGKAALVMRNKGCDDASTIHSLIYRARESGEEQPSFELWDDAPASKAKLIVIDECSMVDAELGRDLMSFDCPLLVLGDPAQLPPIQGGGFFTNTEPDAMLTEVHRQAQDDPIVRMSMDVREGRELDIGRYGESEVVSRKELDPDRVMGADQVLVGRNNTRRAYNMRVRQRQNIEDVFPVAGDKLVCLRNNRKKGLFNGGLWRVKSRNTSRAKSRILSMRLSPDEDFGHKVTKVSVRADCFEGGVEQIAWEQRKPYDEFDYGYVLTVHKSQGSQWDDVVLFDESFAFQDSRARWLYTGITRAAKRLSIVV, encoded by the coding sequence ATGGCCAGTTTCACACCGCATCAGGATGCCGCTCTCAAGGCCGTCGGCGACTGGCTGAAGGCCAAGCCGGGCCGCAATGGCACGCCGCCGATCTTCCGTCTGTTCGGCTTTGCCGGCACCGGCAAGACCACGCTGGCGCGGCACATCGCCGACGGCGTCGACGGCGAGGTGAAGTTCGCCGCCTTCACCGGCAAGGCCGCCCTCGTCATGCGCAACAAGGGGTGCGACGATGCCTCCACCATCCACTCCCTGATCTACCGCGCCCGCGAATCCGGCGAGGAGCAGCCGAGCTTCGAATTGTGGGACGACGCGCCGGCCTCGAAGGCGAAGCTGATCGTGATCGACGAATGCTCGATGGTCGACGCCGAATTGGGCCGCGACCTGATGTCGTTCGACTGCCCGCTGCTGGTGCTGGGTGATCCCGCGCAGCTGCCGCCGATCCAGGGCGGCGGCTTCTTCACCAACACCGAACCGGACGCGATGCTGACCGAGGTGCACCGCCAGGCGCAGGACGATCCGATCGTGCGGATGTCGATGGACGTGCGCGAGGGACGCGAGCTCGACATCGGCCGCTACGGCGAGAGCGAGGTGGTGTCGCGCAAGGAGCTCGATCCTGACAGGGTCATGGGCGCCGACCAGGTGCTGGTCGGCCGCAACAACACCAGGCGCGCCTACAACATGCGGGTGCGCCAGCGCCAGAACATCGAGGACGTCTTCCCGGTCGCCGGCGACAAGCTGGTATGCCTGCGCAACAACCGCAAGAAGGGCCTGTTCAACGGCGGGCTATGGCGCGTGAAGTCGCGCAACACCTCGCGCGCGAAATCGCGCATCCTCAGCATGCGGCTGTCGCCGGACGAGGATTTCGGCCACAAGGTGACCAAGGTCTCGGTGCGCGCCGATTGCTTCGAGGGCGGCGTCGAGCAGATCGCCTGGGAGCAGCGCAAGCCCTATGACGAGTTCGACTACGGCTACGTGCTGACCGTGCACAAGTCGCAGGGCTCGCAATGGGACGACGTCGTGCTGTTCGACGAGAGCTTTGCGTTCCAGGACTCAAGGGCGCGGTGGCTGTACACAGGCATCACGCGGGCGGCGAAAAGGTTGAGTATCGTGGTTTAG